The region ctttttttcttctccatattCTCCCCATTCTTCTACCATCTACTCATCTCTACCCCTCCAAGTCCCATTTGCTATTTCTCCCCTGCCCAGTCCCTCAGCCCCGCCTTCCTCAGATTCAGTCTCCAGGCTTAGGGTGGAGAGGCAGAAAGGAGTCGTCAGGCCAAGGAGCACTTGTTGGTATTCTTCTTGTCACAAGTTTTCAGGTCAGTGCTGGGGggcttattgttgtttttctagaGGGAGAAGGTACAGGGATCAGGGTGAGAATGGCTGGCTGGGGCCATAAactgaaggagatccaccctCACAGGCAGTATTAGCATTGTTCCCCTCATCAGTTTttaccccaacacacacacactctcacacacccAGTACAACCAACTCACCAATCTCCGGCCTCCTGACTTGAGTAAGATGTCCCGTGCCAGGGAACTGAAAGCCTAACGGGGAAAGGTGAGATTGGTCAGGATAGGTTGAAGGGGAGCATAAGTCTGTCTTCCAATCCTCTTTGGGGGTGAAGGATGGGGTGCATCTCACCTCATCTACATTCATACTGGATTTAGCACTTGTCTCGAAAAATCGGATTCCATGCTCCCGAGCCAACTGCATGGGAAGAAGTGGTAAGAAGAGAGTTGGACAGAGGGCAGTGGCCAAGTCCTCTGCAATCCGGCCTTATCTTGGCCCTCCTGGCCCAGTTCTGGAACCCTGCCCAACCAGCTCTTACCTTATCAGCCTGCTCCTTCTGCACCTTCCTCTTGGCCTCCATGTCACACTTGTTCCCCAGTAAGAGGCGCTCTACCCCAGCCGAGGCGTTCTGGGAGCAAAGATAAGAGTAGAAGCTGGGTCCTGCTCATTTTCACAGTCTCCTTCATCCTCTAGGTTCTACCCAGTTCccccacctctttagaactgtcCTCACCTCTTTGATGCTCTTCATCCAGTTCTGAATATTCTCGAAGGATTTCTCATCTGTGATGTCATATACTAGGATAATGCCCTGGGGAATGGCAGAGTTCACAATGGAGGCTTGTACCATATTCCCCTCTTCAGGCTTCCCACTGCCCTCTAAGTGACCCTGTAAATTCTATCCACAAGACTAATTACTAGGCCATATGGGGCCCTCTGCAATCCACACTATGCCCCTCCCCATTTTTCTCTGCTCCAACCTCCTATCCCTCTGTAGTCGCACACTCTATCACATCATCCCTTGTCCAGAAATATGCTTCATACCATTGCTCCACGATAATAGGCAGTAGTTATTGTCTTGAATCGCTCTTGGCCAGCTGTGTCCCTGAAGGGGTAGAATATTTCATGGGGTGAGATAGAGGGAAGAGGTCTCCAAAGAGAGAATTCCACTCCCATCCCCTAAGAATTCAGCTTTTGCAACAAGGAGTGTTAAACAGAATCAGGAAAACAATAAAGGGAAAAAGGGATAAGAGACTGTTGGGCTGATACTGAGAGAAGGTAAAGGCTGAAGAAACAGATCTGTTTTATTGTTTActttgtgccaagcactgtgtatattatcattttatttatgttatttt is a window of Ovis aries strain OAR_USU_Benz2616 breed Rambouillet chromosome 1, ARS-UI_Ramb_v3.0, whole genome shotgun sequence DNA encoding:
- the RAB13 gene encoding ras-related protein Rab-13 isoform X2, which produces MAKAYDHLFKLLLIGDSGVGKTCLIIRFAEDNFNNTYISTIGIDFKIRTVDIEGKKIKLQVWDTAGQERFKTITTAYYRGAMGIILVYDITDEKSFENIQNWMKSIKENASAGVERLLLGNKCDMEAKRKVQKEQADKLAREHGIRFFETSAKSSMNVDEAFSSLARDILLKSGGRRLKNNNKPPSTDLKTCDKKNTNKCSLA
- the RAB13 gene encoding ras-related protein Rab-13 isoform X1, whose product is MAKAYDHLFKLLLIGDSGVGKTCLIIRFAEDNFNNTYISTIGIDFKIRTVDIEGKKIKLQVWDTAGQERFKTITTAYYRGAMGIILVYDITDEKSFENIQNWMKSIKENASAGVERLLLGNKCDMEAKRKVQKEQADKLAREHGIRFFETSAKSSMNVDEVRCTPSFTPKEDWKTDLCSPSTYPDQSHLSPLGFQFPGTGHLTQVRRPEIGELVVLGV